The Musa acuminata AAA Group cultivar baxijiao chromosome BXJ1-3, Cavendish_Baxijiao_AAA, whole genome shotgun sequence genome window below encodes:
- the LOC135615617 gene encoding putative pentatricopeptide repeat-containing protein At5g52630, which translates to MASLPSLAISGTPHKLDADVRKLSPASVPLEKRLSYQRSPPTADGSWEASVQPLDAREALALLREGTGVESAFYVPLLQQCVETRSLPDAQVIHAHIIKTGTHEEAFVSTSLVDVYMKCGAPHHARKLFDTLPRRNVVTWTALITGYVRNSEPENAILVFVRLLESGCYPTNYTLGAVLSACCARYSIELGRQVHGYMVKYGIESETSMGNSLCSLYSKCGSLESSVKAFRRIPDKNVISWTSIISACGDNGDTELGVTLFADMLSEDVEPNEYTLTSALSLCCMLQDLSLGKQIHSFCIKFGCESQLPVKNSIMYLYLKCEEINEARRLFNEMDTVSLITWNAMIAGHAQIMNLAKDDMAAHHSGFEALKVFQKLNRSGMKPDLYSFSSILTVCSGLLAIEQGEQIHAQTIKSGYLSDVVVSSALVNMYNKCGCIDDATKAFVEMSTRTLISWTSMLTGYSQHGRSKEAIQLFEDMRLVGVRPNQITFVGVLSACSHAGMVDEAEYYFNMMKNEYGIKPVMDHYACMVDMFVRQGRLEDAFAFVKKMNFEPNEIIWSILIAGCRSHGNVDLGFYAAERLLELKPKGIETYILLLNMYISAERWQDVSRVRKVMKNENIGSIRDRSWISIKDKVYFFRANDRSHPQSAEMYALLESLLQKATCLGYVPYKSVELSDKEDEENSVGSAAATHHSERLAIAFGLINTTEGTTIRVVKNITMCRDCHNSVKFFSILTKREIIVRDSKRLHRFTDGRCSCGDFGALLL; encoded by the coding sequence AGGGAACCGGCGTCGAGTCGGCCTTTTATGTTCCCCTTCTGCAACAATGCGTCGAAACCAGGTCACTCCCTGATGCACAAGTTATCCATGCCCATATTATAAAGACCGGCACTCATGAGGAGGCCTTCGTATCGACATCTCTCGTCGATGTGTATATGAAATGTGGTGCCCCCCATCATGCCCGTAAGCTTTTTGATACATTACCTCGGAGGAATGTTGTCACTTGGACCGCATTGATCACTGGTTACGTTCGCAATTCAGAGCCTGAGAATGCGATTCTGGTATTTGTTCGGTTGCTGGAATCAGGGTGTTATCCTACGAACTATACGCTAGGAGCTGTTCTGAGCGCATGTTGTGCTCGGTACTCGATTGAGCTCGGCAGGCAAGTTCATGGATATATGGTCAAGTACGGGATCGAGTCCGAAACAAGCATGGGCAACTCGCTTTGCAGCTTGTACTCTAAATGCGGCAGCTTGGAGTCTTCGGTGAAAGCATTTCGAAGAATCCCCGACAAGAATGTGATATCTTGGACGTCCATCATATCTGCTTGTGGTGATAATGGTGATACCGAATTGGGCGTGACATTGTTTGCCGATATGCTTTCGGAAGATGTTGAGCCGAATGAGTACACATTGACCAGTGCTCTCAGCTTGTGCTGCATGTTACAGGATCTCAGTCTTGGAAAGCAAATCCACTCTTTCTGCATCAAGTTTGGGTGTGAATCACAGCTTCCTGTAAAGAATTCGATCATGTATTTGTATTTAAAATGCGAGGAGATTAATGAGGCGAGGAGATTGTTCAATGAGATGGACACAGTTAGCCTGATTACATGGAATGCGATGATTGCAGGACATGCTCAAATAATGAATTTGGCGAAGGATGATATGGCAGCCCATCATAGTGGCTTTGAAGCGCTTAAAGTGTTTCAGAAGCTTAATCGATCAGGAATGAAACCTGATCTGTACAGCTTTTCAAGTATTCTTACTGTTTGCAGTGGTCTTCTGGCCATAGAACAAGGGGAACAAATTCATGCTCAGACCATCAAAAGCGGGTATTTGTCAGATGTAGTCGTCAGCAGTGCGCTAGTGAATATGTACAACAAATGTGGTTGCATCGACGATGCGACCAAAGCATTTGTGGAGATGTCAACAAGGACCTTGATATCTTGGACTTCTATGCTTACTGGCTACTCCCAGCATGGCCGTTCCAAGGAAGCAATACAGCTTTTCGAGGACATGAGGTTGGTTGGTGTAAGGCCTAACCAAATCACATTTGTTGGTGTGTTGTCTGCCTGTAGTCATGCAGGCATGGTTGATGAGGCTGAGTACTATTTCAACATGATGAAGAATGAATATGGTATCAAGCCTGTCATGGACCATTATGCTTGTATGGTTGATATGTTTGTGAGGCAGGGACGATTGGAGGATGCTTTtgcttttgtgaagaaaatgaatTTTGAGCCAAATGAGATAATATGGTCGATCCTGATTGCTGGTTGTCGAAGCCATGGTAACGTGGATCTAGGATTCTATGCAGCTGAGAGGCTGCTAGAGCTCAAACCTAAAGGGATCGAGACGTACATATTGTTGTTGAATATGTATATATCAGCTGAGAGATGGCAGGACGTTTCAAGAGTGAGAAAGGTGATGAAAAATGAGAACATTGGCAGCATCAGAGACAGGAGCTGGATTAGCATCAAAGACAAAGTCTATTTCTTCAGGGCTAATGATAGATCCCACCCACAGAGTGCGGAGATGTATGCATTGTTGGAGAGCTTGCTCCAGAAAGCAACATGTCTGGGATATGTACCTTACAAGAGTGTTGAGTTGTCTGACAAAGAAGATGAAGAAAACTCAGTTGGTTCCGCTGCTGCTACACACCATAGTGAAAGATTGGCTATTGCCTTTGGACTGATAAATACGACAGAGGGTACAACCATAAGGGTTGTCAAGAATATCACAATGTGCAGGGACTGTCATAATTCTGTGAAGTTCTTCTCAATTCTAACCAAAAGAGAGATCATCGTAAGGGATAGTAAGCGGCTACACAGGTTCACGGATGGCAGATGTTCGTGCGGGGATTTTGGTGCTCTTCTACTATGA